The following coding sequences are from one Carettochelys insculpta isolate YL-2023 chromosome 5, ASM3395843v1, whole genome shotgun sequence window:
- the CCNB1 gene encoding G2/mitotic-specific cyclin-B1 translates to MALRVSRNTRVSTENQVRNNVAAVAKRDAAAAKPGLRPRTALGDIGNKVGKQPPKALPKKEAKPPAAAAKPPTKKAPRAPEKMIEPVTEQKLVPEPTKLESPSSSPMETSGCVPAEDVLCQAFSDVLLEVKDVDADDGADPNLCSEYVKDIYSYLRDLEKQQFVRQKYLAGQEVTGNMRAILIDWLIQVQMKFRLLPETMYMTAAIIDRYLQDNSVSKNMLQLVGVTAMFIASKYEEMYPPEIGDFAFVTDHTYTKYQIKQMEMKILKALDFALGRPLPLHFLRRASKIGEVDLEQHTLAKYLMELSLVDYEMVHYPPSQIAAAAFCLSLKVLGGGEWTPTLQHYMTYTETALHPVMQHMAKNVIQVNRGLTKHTTVKNKYASSKHAKISTLPQLNSAVIQGLAKPLSKAL, encoded by the exons ATGGCGCTGCGGGTCAGCAGA AACACGCGAGTCAGCACTGAAAACCAAGTGAGGAACAATGTGGCCGCTGTCGCCAAGCGGGACGCGGCTGCTGCCAAGCCCGGTCTCAGGCCGAGAACCGCCCTGGGGGACATCGGCAACAAAGTGGGCAAGCAGCCGCCCAAAGCGCTGCCCAAAAAG GAGGCGAAGCCCCCCGCTGCGGCCGCGAAGCCCCCGACCAAGAAAGCCCCGAGAGCCCCGGAGAAGATGATCGAGCCGGTTACGGAGCAGAAGCTCGTGCCTGAGCCTACTAAG TTGGAGTCTCCATCTTCAAGCCCAATGGAGACCTCTGGATGTGTGCCAGCAGAAGATGTCTTGTGCCAGGCTTTTTCTGATGTCTTGCTTGAAGTGAAAGATGTAGATGCAGATGATGGTGCTGACCCAAATCTCTGTAGTGAATATGTAAAGGACATCTACAGCTATCTCAGAGACCTTGAG AAGCAACAGTTTGTCAGACAAAAATACCTGGCAGGCCAGGAAGTTACTGGAAACATGCGGGCTATACTAATTGACTGGCTAATACAAGTGCAAATGAAATTCAGACTACTTCCAGAGACTATGTACATGACTGCTGCCATCATTGATCGCTACCTGCAG GACAACAGTGTATCCAAGAATATGTTGCAGCTGGTTGGTGTCACCGCCATGTTTATTGCCAGCAAGTATGAGGAAATGTATCCCCCTGAAATTGGGGACTTTGCCTTTGTAACAGACCACACTTACACCAAGTATCAGATCAAACAGATGGAAATGAAGATTCTAAAAGCACTAGACTTTGCCTTGGGCCGTCCTCTGCCGCTGCACTTTCTAAGGAGGGCATCAAAAATTGGAGAG GTGGATTTAGAACAGCACACTCTAGCTAAATATCTGATGGAATTATCCCTGGTGGATTATGAAATGGTACACTACCCTCCATCCCAGATTGCTGCAGCTGCTTTTTGCTTGTCTCTAAAGGTTCTTGGTGGTGGAGAGTGG ACACCAACTTTACAACACTACATGACTTACACAGAGACTGCTCTTCACCCTGTCATGCAACATATGGCAAAGAATGTGATCCAAGTGAACCGGGGTCTTACCAAGCACACG ACTGTCAAGAACAAATATGCCAGCAGCAAACATGCTAAGATTAGCACTCTTCCACAGCTAAACTCTGCAGTCATACAGGGTCTGGCTAAGCCTCTGTCAAAAGcattataa